A stretch of the Theileria equi strain WA chromosome 1, complete sequence genome encodes the following:
- a CDS encoding hypothetical protein (encoded by transcript BEWA_032160A), whose amino-acid sequence MSVTGPGANISAIQRLSELELQTGAIGESSWHNRYKDSCYIYIGGLDKRMTEGDIIIVFSQFGEPIDINLKRNGKTGESLGYCFLGYKDQRSTILAVDNFNGSTLLGRRIRVDHVLDYKAPVIYEDECDEDGNKIRKEYKPTGAEGSGIDKFYVTESEAMLKETVKKAPKEEPEMDEDEKWALEFERNLRNNRDYSQSRDSSHSIDRHLVANTDRTTDTKHIADMNIGNVLVIDIDRVVDGAVDLMIGTDHARDLGPMGGMVADATEDTRKKEEANGDATIDIDEDYEKKD is encoded by the exons ATGTCCGTCACGGGTCCTGGTGCTAATATTAGCGCAATACAGCGGTTGTCTGAGCTGGAGCTACAGACTGGCGCTATCGGAGAGAGTTCATGGCACAATCGGTACAAGGACTCGTGTTATATCTACATTG GAGGACTTGACAAAAGGATGACAGAAGGCGACATTATAATCGTCTTTTCGCAATTTGGCGAACCCATAGACATTAATCTCAAGAGAAACGGTAAAACTG gagaatctcTGGGTTACTGTTTTCTTGGCTACAAGGACCAGAGGAGTACGATCTTGGCGGTAGATAATTTTAACGGGTCCACATTGCTAGGAAGAAGGATAAGAGTGGATCACGTATTGGATTACAAGGCGCCTGTGATCTATGAGGACGAG TGCGACGAGGACGGTAACAAAATCCGCAAGGAATATAAGCCTACGGGAGCAGAAGGTTCAGGCATTGACAAGTTTTACGTTACTGAAAGCGAAGCCATGTTAAAGGAGACTGTTAAAAAGGCTCCAAAGGAAGAGCCGGAGATGGAcgaagatgaaaaatggGCCCTGGAATTCGAGAGGAATCTCAGAAACAACAGAGACTATAGCCAAAGTAGGGATAGTTCTCACAGCATAGATAGAC ATCTCGTGGCAAACACAGATCGCACGACCGACACAAAGCACATCGCAGACATGAACATAGGGAACGTTCTCGTGATAGACATCGATCGCGTAGTAGACGGCGCAGTCGATCTCATGATAGGCACAGATCACGCGAGAGATCTCGGTCCCATGGGAGGCATGGTAGCAGACGCCACGGAAGACACGaggaagaaagaagaagcgAACGGAGACGCTACCATAGACATTGATGAAGATTATGAGAAGAAGGACTAG
- a CDS encoding chaperonin-60kD, ch60, putative (encoded by transcript BEWA_032130A), translated as MVAQVAKPSSNGSVWNRNEKQADVRKQNILAAKAVADLVRTSLGPKGMDKMIKDGRGGVIITNDGATILKELSLVHPTAKMMVELSKAQDIEAGDGTTSVVVICKALLEMVEDLLNQGIHPQSIADSLKLAVNKTEEILESIAKPISLEDKALLTNIASISLQSKVVSQNSSLLAPIAVNSVLNVMDTPESRNVDLKNIKIVKSVGGTIDDTEMVDGLVFTEQKAIKSANGPSRITNAKIGLIQFCLSTPKTDMDNSIVVKDYQSIDRIMREERIITAKMVKQIAQTGCNVLLIQKSILRDAVTELSLDYLSKAKIMVIKDIEREDIEFIRKSIGCEEVASLDHFTADKLGTASLVESEFEGGSRIVKITGVNMKNTASILIKASNTLMLDEAERSLHDALCVVRCLVKKRAVLPGGGAPEMVVSYKLSEWAKTLEGVSQVCVKAFAEALEIIPYTLAENAGLYPLSIITELRAKHVQGLSSYGINIRKNCISDMMEDNIIQPLLVTLSAIKLATETVLMILKIDDIVSYSNY; from the exons ATGGTGGCCCAAGTAGCGAAACCTTCTTCAAATGGCTCCGTATGGAACAGAAACGAGAAACAAGCCGATGTTAGAAAGCAAAACATCCTGGCCGCTAAGG CTGTCGCCGACCTGGTCAGAACGAGTCTAGGCCCAAAAGGAATGGACAAGATGATCAAAGATGGAAGAGGAGGAGTTATCATTACAAACGATGGCGCAACTATATTAAAGGAACTTTCACTGGTCCATCCCACCGCCAAGATGATGGTTGAACTCAGCAAGGCCCAAGATATTGAGGCAGGTGATGGGACCACCTCAGTGGTTGTCATATGCAAGGCACTCTTGGAGATGGTTGAAGATCTCCTAAACCAAGGAATACACCCCCAGTCAATAGCTGATAGTTTGAAGTTAGCAGTTAACAAGACTGaggaaattttggaatcaATCGCCAAACCAATCTCATTGGAAGACAAGGCTCTCTTGACCAACATTGCATCAATTTCACTCCAGTCCAAGGTTGTTTCACAAAATTCTTCTCTTTTGGCACCTATAGCTGTAAATAGCGTCCTAAACGTTATGGATACGCCAGAATCTAGAAACGTAGAcctaaagaatataaaaattgTAAAAAGCGTAGGTGGTACAATTGACGATACTGAAATGGTCGATGGCTTGGTATTCACAGAACAAAAGGCCATAAAATCCGCCAACGGACCATCTAGGATTACTAATGCAAAGATTGGCCTAATCCAATTTTGTCTTTCTACCCCCAAAACAGACATGGATAACAGTATAGTGGTGAAGGATTATCAATCTATAGATAGGATCATGAGGGAAGAGCGTATCATAACTGCTAAAATGGTGAAGCAGATCGCTCAAACAGGTTGTAATGTGCTTTTAATTCAAAAATCAATTCTCCGTGACGCTGTAACG GAGTTATCCCTAGACTATCTCTCTAAAGCAAAAATTATGGTTATAAAGGATATTGAGAGGGAAGATATTGAATTTATTCGCAAAAGCATTGGTTGTGAAGAGGTTGCTAGTTTGGACCACTTTACCGCTGATAAACTTGGAACTGCAAGTCTG GTTGAGTCGGAATTTGAAGGTGGATCCCGTATAGTTAAAATCACAGGggtaaatatgaagaatACTGCATCTATACTAATCAAGGCATCAAATACACTCATGTTGGATGAAGCTGAGCGCTCATTGCACGATGCCCTATGTGTTGTACGCTGTCTAGTTAAAAAGCGTGCAGTTCTACCAGGAGGCGGTGCTCCAGAGATGGTAGTGTCTTACAAATTATCGGAATGGGCTAAAACTCTAGAGGGTGTATCTCAGGTATGCGTAAAGGCCTTTGCTGAAGCCCTTGAGATCATACCATACACCCTAGCTGAAAATGCTGGTCTATACCCTCTAAGTATAATAACTGAGCTCAGAGCAAAACATGTGCAAGGCCTCTCCAGCTATGGCATCAACATTAGGAAAAACTGCATATCTGACATGATGGAGGATAACATCATACAACCGCTCTTGGTAACACTATCAGCAATAAAGCTTGCTACAGAAACAGTattgatgattttaaaaattgaCGATATTGTAAGTTACAGcaattattaa
- a CDS encoding hypothetical protein (encoded by transcript BEWA_032170A), with translation MKKKEAKGSLSSKGTEKPVTGDSSWDYGNVLSSGAKKSPKLVKKDKDSKKRKKKSFSINKDKKSEYKNEEKVRELEKRNVDNEWMSNPNSVLDFERLIMTNGNSSAVWIGYMAFHLNVGDTEMARKTVRRGLARIDFREMTEKQNLWLAYLNMECMYGEDIMSVFNEAVQYNDAKTMYKKAIGIFISNKKLEEAKEVCLKGIKKFGKSKKIWLLYITLLYQHIGDAEEGRQAHKMCINRIPKHKRIFVSSATALLEYKFGSPEIGKRYFEDILLDNPKRTDVWVQYICAHIKLHIEDDSKQKSERLKTIRNLFDRIITLDLKPKKMKIIFSKWLEFECNHGNEKSKEMVQRKALAYVEYIEKNFAG, from the exons ATGAAGAAAAAGGAAGCAAAGGGGAGTTTGTCGTCCAAAGGCACTGAGAAGCCAGTGACTGGCGATTCTAGCTGGGATTATGGAAACGTGTTATCATCAGGGGCAAAGAAATCTCCAAAGCTCGTGAAGAAGGATAAAGACAGtaagaaaaggaagaaaaaatCCTTCAGCATCaacaaggataagaaaTCGGAG tacaagaatgaggaaAAGGTGCGAGAATTGGAGAAACGTAACGTAGATAACGAATGGATGAGCAACCCGAATTCGGTGCTGGACTTTGAGCGTCTTATTATGACGAATGGCAATTCTTCCGCAGTATGGATTGGGTATATGGCTTTTCACTTAAATGTTGGCGATACTGAGATGGCCAGAAAGACGGTCCGTCGCGGTTTGGCTAGGATCGACTTTCGTGAGATGACAGAAAAGCAAAACCTCTGGTTGGCTTACCTCAACATGGAGTGTATGTATGGAGAGGATATCATGAGTGTATTCAATGA AGCTGTCCAATACAACGATGCCAAGACCATGTATAAAAAGGCAATAGGCATTTTTATAAGCAACAAGAAGCTTGAAGAAGCCAAGGAAGTTTGTCTCAAGGGTATAAAAAAGTTTGGAAAGTCCAAAAAG ATTTGGCTATTATACATTACTCTATTATATCAGCATATTGGTGATGCTGAAGAAGGACGACAGGCACATAAAATGTGCATTAATAGGATTCCTAAACATAAGAGAATATTTGTTTCATCGGCCACTGCGTTGTTGGAATACAAGTTTGGGTCCCCTGAAAT AGGCAAACGATATTTTGAGGATATTCTTCTGGATAATCCAAAGCGCACTGACGTCTGGGTCCAATACATTTGCGCTCACATTAAACTGCATATTGAGGATGACAGCAAACAAAAGTCTGAACGTCTAAAGACTATTAGAAACCTATTTGATCGCATAATTACTCTGGATCTAAAGCCcaagaaaatgaagattatCTTTTCCAA GTGGCTGGAATTCGAGTGTAACCACGGCAATGAGAAGTCCAAGGAGATGGTCCAGAGGAAGGCACTCGCGTACGTGGAGTACATTGAGAAGAACTTTGCTGGATGA
- a CDS encoding hypothetical protein (encoded by transcript BEWA_032180A): MEEDFPRSKVTNFVLNFGKKDRKQIKKQKALGEPTVVESTNDKPPSDALDKFSYRTPRLETITVGSLVLGSVALVTSTGIRVHTLNNIVGFVKNADMVEDPAVKTASVPFSIGSNVVCYVLEVKNGQLVLSMKPSLINRYLSFGNLAPGVLLPSTVISHQDHGVMVSFNVEDKNGLEGFVMYDEREDGEEARESVVSELVKRYPVSSTAYVVVTSVNEERKIVKCKWPWLHKSPVSINNPLSFDAVKPGLLLHGEVSKVHEKSLDYGLSLPTGYTISCLGSLSAYIPASDSLESFKDSDEASDSHEPSMHDKVTARVTYIDSAEKRIHVSLLSHLIKWKGPSGHARKAKGLSNTCKVVKNIPNYGLVLLINNESGEGAEVGFAGINDVIDKSRDMKIASVLSGKTYAVGTVHSCRILQYSCFSRWNIVSLKESLLNEQYVDPLELSGGDVVDGKITKVLNNGVIVEISTRVHGSVPISHLTQVPLTQIPDRFHVGKTLKLRVLRFDYQRNKLILTAKEILTNDPNPLVKFENVYVGRELIGYVSSTNSKVTLRFYNNLYTVLDSGEIDTAKQHSIDLSEGCVVKSVVKKVDHARRKFFVTLNVIRMNQLSSTVAKKRKEKKMARKEICKKKFTNYKSSKKNKKSAKPSE; the protein is encoded by the coding sequence atggaggaagacTTCCCTCGATCAAAGGTGACGAATTTCGTCCTTAATTTCGGAAAAAAGGATCGGAAACAAATAAAAAAGCAGAAAGCACTTGGAGAACCAACAGTTGTTGAGAGCACAAATGATAAGCCGCCTTCAGATGCCCTAGACAAGTTTTCGTACAGGACTCCTAGACTAGAGACCATAACTGTTGGCTCTTTGGTTCTAGGAAGTGTTGCTTTAGTCACAAGTACCGGTATTAGAGTCCATACTCTGAATAATATTGTCGGTTTTGTCAAGAATGCAGATATGGTTGAGGATCCAGCGGTTAAAACCGCATCAGTGCCATTTAGTATTGGATCAAATGTAGTTTGTTACGTCCTTGAAGTAAAAAATGGGCAGTTGGTACTAAGCATGAAACCCTCGTTGATCAATAGATACCTCAGTTTTGGAAATTTGGCTCCGGGTGTTCTACTTCCATCGACTGTAATTTCCCACCAGGATCATGGTGTGATGGTTTCATTCAATGTagaagataaaaatggtTTGGAAGGGTTTGTAATGTATGATGAACGGGAGGATGGTGAAGAAGCCAGAGAATCGGTTGTTTCTGAGTTAGTAAAGCGCTATCCCGTCTCGTCAACAGCATACGTTGTTGTTACTTCAGTGAATGAAGAAAGAAAAATCGTAAAGTGCAAATGGCCCTGGTTGCATAAATCACCTGTTTCTATCAACAATCCACTTTCTTTTGATGCAGTAAAACCAGGTCTTTTGCTCCATGGCGAGGTTAGCAAAGTGCATGAAAAGTCTCTGGACTATGGCTTATCACTTCCCACGGGGTATACCATAAGCTGTTTGGGCTCATTAAGCGCATACATTCCGGCCTCTGATTCTCTTGAAAGTTTTAAAGATTCTGACGAAGCATCTGATTCTCATGAACCATCAATGCATGACAAGGTTACAGCTAGAGTTACCTATATAGATAGTGCTGAAAAGCGCATCCATGTCTCATTACTATCGCATTTAATAAAGTGGAAGGGACCCAGTGGCCATGCGCGCAAGGCTAAAGGGCTGTCAAACACTTGTAAAGTCGTAAAAAACATACCAAATTATGGATTGGTTTTGTTGATAAATAACGAGTCTGGAGAGGGCGCAGAAGTTGGATTTGCTGGAATTAACGATGTTATAGACAAGAGCAGAGATATGAAGATTGCTTCTGTCCTCTCTGGAAAAACGTATGCAGTTGGAACAGTTCATTCTTGTAGAATATTACAGTATAGTTGTTTTAGTAGATGGAACATTGTTTCATTAAAGGAGTCGTTGCTCAACGAGCAATATGTTGACCCACTTGAACTAAGTGGAGGTGATGTAGttgatggtaaaataaCAAAAGTTTTAAACAATGGAGTAATCGTGGAGATTTCCACTAGGGTACATGGTAGTGTTCCGATTTCCCACCTTACTCAGGTGCCGCTAACTCAAATTCCAGATCGGTTTCACGTTGGAAAGACTTTGAAACTTAGGGTGCTAAGGTTTGACTACCAAAGGAACAAGTTGATTTTGACCGCAAAGGAGATTTTGACAAATGATCCAAACCCACTCGTTAAATTTGAGAATGTTTACGTTGGGAGAGAGTTGATTGGGTACGTATCAAGCACCAATTCCAAGGTTACCCTCAGATTTTATAACAACTTGTACACAGTGCTTGATAGCGGCGAAATTGACACAGCAAAACAACATTCTATTGACCTTAGCGAGGGTTGTGTCGTAAAGTCGGTCGTTAAAAAGGTCGACCATGCTAGACGCAAGTTCTTTGTAACTCTAAATGTGATTAGAATGAATCAACTTTCTTCCACAGTGGCAAAGAAAAGAAAGGAGAAGAAGATGGCACGTAAGGAGATTTGTAAGAAGAAGTTTACAAACTACAAAAGTTCCaaaaagaacaagaagAGTGCTAAGCCCTCCGAATGA
- a CDS encoding hypothetical protein (encoded by transcript BEWA_032140A): MYRGRGSYNRGHGFFDSSSGQNDGVWYAPDMDDDQGYRNHGHMGYSSGYGNRHGHSNKPTNLTVCRHHALLDKCRYGAKCAYSHLFKRVMNMMDIFRGGICSCTVKRASDQSLDLFACGYGPSIKRWKLYGDAGGNIKLSSGSNLVIPMPENYDSSANRFGGRGGPGYNSGPVIHSLVCIEDFLFSGLKTGHICVHHLPSGNSTMLDGHKHPVKSITVIDGIVLSVCESGKINLWTFDNSTGAFNCVNSLLTETRVNCLLEVKQDAARTLWAGGSTINIIELGSLSIAKTIQLPHGAIVRCFKLYGNHVIAGFTDGSVRIYNHLGDEVFATEGQRAAITALEGMEAAGGDSLLIGYKSGLLMAVQLPSFNLLGELSCHFEGPKNSSKGGISSVISLGPKHFMTSGYDGNISIFTWDT, encoded by the exons ATGTACAGGGGTAGAGGGTCTTATAACCGTGGACACGGTTTTTTCGATTCCAGCTCCGGGCAAAATGATG GTGTTTGGTACGCTCCAGATATGGATGATGACCAAGGGTACAGAAATCATGGTCATATGGGTTATTCGAGTGGCTACGGGAACAG GCACGGTCACAGtaacaaaccaacaaatttgACAGTATGCAGACATCACGCTTTACTCG ATAAATGTCGCTACGGTGCCAAATGCGCCTATTCTCATTTGTTTAAAAGGGTTATGAACATGATGGATATATTTAGAGGTGGTATTTGTTCTTGTACCGTCAAGAGAGCTAGCGATCAGAGCTTGGACCTGTTTGCTTGTGGCTACGGTCCCTCGATAAAGAGGTGGAAATTGTATGGAGATGCTGGTGGTAATATCAAGTTATCCAGCGGCTCCAATCTCGTTATTCCAATGCCTGAAAACTACGATTCATCTGCTAATCGTTTCGGCGGCAGAGGTGGCCCTGGGTACAATTCTGGACCAGTTATTCACAGCCTGGTTTGTATAGAGGATTTTTTGTTTTCTGGTCTAAAGACGGGGCATATTTGTGTTCACCATTTACCCAGTGGGAATTCGACAATGTTAGACGGACATAAACATCCAGTAAAGTCCATCACTGTTATTGATGGCATAGTATTATCGGTTTGCGAAAGTGGcaaaataaatctttgGACGTTTGATAATTCTACAGGGGCATTCAATTGCGTTAACTCACTTCTTACAGAGACTAGAGTTAACTGTCTTTTGGAAGTAAAACAAGATGCTGCTAGGACACTATGGGCAGGAGGCTCTACCATTAATATTATAGAGCTCGGATCCTTGTCAATCGCCAAGACAATTCAGCTCCCCCATGGCGCAATTGTGCGATGTTTCAAACTTTATGGAAACCACGTTATAGCTGGGTTTACTGATGGTTCCGTAAGAATTTACAATCATCTTGGTGATGAAGTATTCGCTACTGAAGGACAGCGTGCAGCGATAACAGCTTTGGAAGGGATGGAGGCTGCAGGCGGTGATTCACTTCTTATCGGATACAAGTCTGGACTATTAATGGCTGTACAATTACCCTCTTTCAACCTTTTGGGGGAGCTATCTTGTCATTTTGAGGGTCCAAAGAACTCGTCAAAGGGGGGGATTAGCAGTGTGATATCTCTTGGTCCAAAACACTTTATGACTAGTGGgtatgatggaaatataTCAATTTTTACGTGGGATACGTGA
- a CDS encoding hypothetical protein (encoded by transcript BEWA_032150A) — protein MATIHTPGFNSPIIRTVNSPVANGSQTPITHFDVHSPVAQSPTSYSLAGAIEVNKPAGVQNMAGLNTVDYTSGALSDFQQTREIPTVYLPPIQYRYDPATGKLIQVGDNQAGVATAPPPSIPGQYVSGLAAQYGQTVQPQFVPSNAQNVETKYSTTQMPQVQYRPASVQYGAAPQTRYVATTVQTEQPQPIPNLGQTDFSHISQIPTVYETFNAGGYNGAPQANVPFSQLSARHTQPVAGAFGQQAFGGFSDTTEASRFAGSPTNGYRNDPGARFVPEAQQNERARSATSGFGNAPHGATGSARVVNSVASKAFSNFEDTAARIFSAPDSFSASNIRDAAFGMLHPNSSNFARAATFKLQRLENVPVNPLNTSKVAFGVVAYFDVNTENYNVYKSNLHWGLPSKISGLVNCNFMSEIVKIPWRGEEFVYLKILEQVGQSTCVLGRLQLKLATLVSGHPLRIPIIGDDGNNKGNAILEFSVGSISVSENRRFNEEANRVAAFVQEREERSKCNRMPDYATALQERQQFEAGRYDDLGQSSRTRRVGPNLHEHELQIPKALDQLVRWCCDITDRDLY, from the coding sequence ATGGCAACGATACACACACCTGGTTTTAACTCGCCTATAATACGAACAGTTAACTCTCCAGTGGCGAATGGATCACAAACACCCATAACCCACTTTGATGTTCATTCTCCGGTAGCACAATCGCCCACTTCGTACTCTTTGGCTGGAGCCATTGAGGTGAATAAGCCTGCAGGCGTTCAAAACATGGCTGGTTTAAACACGGTAGACTATACTTCTGGTGCTCTATCGGATTTTCAACAAACCAGGGAGATTCCTACAGTATACCTTCCTCCAATACAATATAGGTATGACCCAGCAACAGGGAAATTGATACAGGTTGGTGATAACCAGGCTGGTGTTGCTACTGCTCCTCCTCCAAGCATTCCCGGGCAGTATGTATCGGGACTTGCGGCTCAATACGGACAAACTGTTCAGCCTCAGTTTGTGCCTTCTAATGCACAGAATGTTGAAACAAAGTATTCGACTACACAGATGCCTCAAGTGCAATATAGACCTGCCTCAGTACAATACGGAGCTGCACCTCAGACACGCTATGTAGCCACAACAGTGCAAACGGAACAACCACAACCCATACCAAATTTGGGTCAAACAGATTTTAGTCATATATCGCAAATACCTACAGTATATGAAACATTTAATGCTGGTGGATATAACGGAGCCCCTCAAGCTAATGTACCATTTAGCCAGTTATCGGCTAGACACACTCAACCAGTCGCTGGTGCTTTTGGCCAGCAGGCATTTGGAGGATTCTCTGATACAACAGAGGCATCAAGGTTTGCTGGATCTCCAACCAATGGGTATAGAAATGACCCTGGAGCTCGTTTTGTTCCTGAAGCGCAACAGAATGAGAGAGCCAGAAGTGCTACTAGTGGATTTGGAAATGCTCCTCATGGAGCTACTGGAAGTGCCCGCGTTGTCAATTCGGTTGCTTCAAAGGCCTTTTCCAACTTTGAGGATACAGCAGCCAGAATATTTTCTGCCCCTGATTCTTTTAGTGCTTCAAACATCAGGGATGCGGCTTTTGGCATGTTGCATCCCAATTCATCAAACTTTGCGAGGGCTGCTACGTTTAAACTACAAAGACTGGAAAATGTTCCAGTGAACCCTCTGAACACTTCAAAGGTTGCATTTGGTGTTGTAGCATACTTTGATGTGAATACAGAAAACTACAATGTCTACAAGTCTAATTTACATTGGGGACTTCCATCAAAGATTTCTGGACTTGTAAATTGCAATTTTATGAGCGAGATTGTCAAGATACCCTGGCGTGGCGAAGAATTTGTGTACCTTAAAATATTGGAACAAGTTGGACAGTCTACTTGTGTACTTGGAAGACTGCAGCTAAAGCTTGCAACGTTGGTTTCTGGTCATCCACTAAGGATTCCCATTATTGGCGATGATGGAAACAATAAGGGGAACGCAATTTTAGAATTTTCAGTGGGATCGATTAGCGTTTCCGAGAACAGGAGATTTAATGAAGAAGCAAACCGTGTAGCGGCCTTTGTGCAAGAGCGTGAAGAAAGATCAAAGTGCAACAGGATGCCAGATTATGCCACTGCCTTACAAGAGAGGCAACAATTTGAAGCGGGAAGATATGATGATCTTGGACAATCCTCAAGAACACGTCGTGTGGGTCCCAATTTGCACGAGCACGAGCTCCAAATTCCAAAGGCCCTTGACCAGCTGGTTCGTTGGTGCTGTGATATCACTGATCGTGATTTGTACTAG